In the Actinomycetota bacterium genome, one interval contains:
- a CDS encoding Ku protein, producing the protein MQAIWRGAISFGVIIIPVRLYGATEEKSLRFNMLHASDGGRVRFNRTCAECGKDNLTKDDLVRAFEYEKGSYVTFDETELDAVQVPTSNTVEILQFVPGEQIDPIYYNRSYYLAPEGLGTKAYGLLRDALVESGKVAVAKVAIRDKERLATLRVRENAIVLETMYWPDEIREAAFPELSASPDVNPRELQMAQTLIDTLTEDFDPSQHSDSYREALLAAVEQKVQGREVVAPAASPEQAPVADLMEALERSLEEVRERRSKAQ; encoded by the coding sequence ATGCAGGCGATCTGGCGGGGGGCCATCAGCTTCGGCGTCATCATCATCCCGGTCCGCCTGTACGGGGCGACCGAGGAGAAGAGCCTGCGCTTCAACATGCTGCACGCGTCCGACGGCGGACGGGTCAGGTTCAACCGCACCTGCGCCGAGTGCGGGAAGGACAACCTGACGAAGGACGACCTCGTCCGCGCGTTCGAGTACGAGAAGGGCTCCTACGTCACCTTCGACGAGACCGAGCTCGACGCCGTTCAGGTGCCGACCAGCAACACGGTGGAGATCCTGCAGTTCGTCCCCGGCGAGCAGATCGACCCGATCTACTACAACCGCTCCTACTACCTCGCTCCCGAGGGGCTCGGTACGAAGGCGTACGGCCTCCTGCGGGACGCGCTCGTGGAGTCGGGGAAGGTGGCCGTGGCCAAGGTCGCGATACGGGACAAGGAGCGCCTGGCGACCCTCAGGGTGCGAGAGAACGCGATCGTGCTCGAGACGATGTACTGGCCCGACGAGATCCGGGAGGCGGCCTTCCCCGAGCTCTCCGCCTCGCCCGATGTGAACCCCCGCGAGCTCCAGATGGCCCAGACCCTGATCGACACCCTCACGGAGGACTTCGACCCGTCCCAGCACAGCGACTCGTACCGGGAGGCTCTCCTGGCTGCCGTGGAGCAGAAGGTCCAGGGCCGGGAGGTGGTGGCGCCCGCTGCCTCCCCGGAGCAGGCCCCGGTGGCCGACCTGATGGAGGCGCTCGAGCGCAGCCTGGAAGAGGTACGCGAGCGCAGGTCCAAAGCGCAGTAG
- the ftsH gene encoding ATP-dependent zinc metalloprotease FtsH yields MIAIYAALALLGAFLFQQWQSTGRDISYSRFKQLLRDGRVTEVEISSSQIRGEFRDDGETRPFQTALPPIEDQDLIPQLEESGIDYDFVPDNPIWGLLTWVLPFGLIILFWMFLLRRMGGGAAALNFGRSKAKLYNRKEMRTTFADVAGVDEAVAELNEVVDFLKQPKKYQRLGGRIPKGVLLVGPPGTGKTLLARAVAGEADVPFYFMSGSEFVEMFVGVGAARVRELFEQAKQHSPCIIFIDELDTIGKSRGAGMTIGGHDEREQTLNQLLAEMDGFDPKTGVIIMAATNRPEILDQALMRPGRFDRMVVVDRPDLNGRLAILEVHARKVKLIETVDLRAIAAQTPGFAGAELENVINEAALLAARRGEEAVHQKDLQEAIERVMAGLERRSRVLSDREKDIVAHHETGHALVGMFVENLDPVHKVTIIPRGPAALGMTMTLPIEDRYIVTEAELLDRLSYILGGRAAEEIVYGHLSTGAQDDLKRATETARRMVEQFGMSPRIGPVSLNPNGSQFLDRAPWERVERETSEETARIADEEVSRLVREAYDRARRILESHEGALRGVAAELKRVEVLDGPQLRDLVARLEDGAAPRPEPTAGIGGDAAS; encoded by the coding sequence ATGATCGCCATCTACGCCGCCCTGGCGCTGCTCGGCGCGTTCCTGTTCCAGCAGTGGCAGTCGACCGGACGTGACATCTCCTACAGCCGCTTCAAGCAGCTGCTTCGCGACGGCCGGGTGACGGAGGTGGAGATCTCGAGCTCCCAGATCCGCGGGGAGTTCCGCGACGACGGGGAGACCCGGCCGTTCCAGACCGCGCTCCCGCCGATCGAGGACCAGGACCTCATCCCCCAGCTCGAGGAGTCAGGGATCGACTACGACTTCGTCCCGGACAACCCCATCTGGGGGCTGCTCACCTGGGTGCTCCCGTTCGGGCTCATCATCCTGTTCTGGATGTTCCTGCTCCGGCGGATGGGCGGGGGAGCGGCCGCCCTGAACTTCGGCCGGTCGAAGGCGAAGCTCTACAACCGCAAGGAGATGCGGACGACCTTCGCCGATGTCGCCGGCGTCGACGAGGCGGTCGCCGAGCTGAACGAGGTGGTCGATTTCCTCAAGCAGCCGAAGAAGTACCAGAGGCTCGGGGGCCGGATCCCGAAGGGGGTCCTGCTGGTCGGGCCCCCCGGCACCGGGAAGACCCTCCTCGCCCGAGCGGTGGCCGGCGAGGCCGACGTGCCCTTCTACTTCATGTCGGGGTCCGAGTTCGTCGAGATGTTCGTCGGGGTCGGCGCGGCCCGTGTCCGGGAGCTCTTCGAGCAGGCGAAGCAGCACTCCCCGTGCATCATCTTCATCGATGAGCTGGACACCATCGGGAAGTCGCGGGGAGCCGGCATGACGATCGGCGGCCACGACGAGCGTGAGCAGACCCTGAACCAGCTCCTGGCCGAGATGGACGGGTTCGACCCCAAGACGGGCGTCATCATCATGGCCGCCACGAACCGGCCGGAGATCCTGGACCAGGCGCTCATGCGCCCCGGGCGCTTCGACCGGATGGTCGTCGTCGACCGTCCGGACCTGAACGGGCGCCTAGCCATCCTCGAGGTGCACGCGCGCAAGGTGAAGCTCATCGAGACCGTGGACCTGAGGGCCATCGCCGCCCAGACGCCCGGGTTCGCCGGAGCCGAGCTGGAGAACGTGATCAACGAGGCCGCCCTGCTCGCGGCCCGCCGCGGCGAGGAAGCGGTCCATCAGAAGGACCTCCAGGAGGCCATCGAGCGCGTGATGGCCGGACTCGAGCGGAGGTCACGAGTGCTGTCCGACCGCGAGAAGGACATCGTCGCCCACCACGAGACCGGACACGCGCTCGTCGGGATGTTCGTCGAGAACCTCGACCCCGTCCACAAGGTCACGATCATCCCCAGGGGTCCGGCCGCCCTGGGCATGACGATGACGCTGCCGATCGAGGACCGCTACATCGTCACGGAGGCGGAGCTGCTGGACAGGCTCTCATACATCCTCGGGGGCCGGGCGGCCGAGGAGATCGTGTACGGACACCTCTCCACGGGAGCCCAGGACGACCTGAAGCGCGCGACCGAGACGGCGCGGCGGATGGTCGAGCAGTTCGGCATGTCGCCCAGGATCGGTCCCGTCTCCCTCAACCCGAACGGGTCCCAGTTCCTCGACCGGGCGCCCTGGGAGAGGGTCGAGCGCGAGACCTCGGAGGAGACGGCCCGCATCGCCGACGAGGAGGTGTCCAGGCTGGTGCGCGAGGCCTACGACCGCGCGAGACGGATCCTGGAGTCACACGAGGGCGCGCTGCGCGGCGTAGCAGCGGAGCTGAAGCGGGTCGAGGTCCTCGACGGCCCCCAGCTGCGCGACCTGGTGGCGCGGCTCGAGGACGGTGCGGCGCCACGGCCGGAGCCTACGGCTGGTATCGGTGGGGACGCCGCCTCCTAG
- a CDS encoding anti-sigma factor antagonist produces the protein MLLRIDVEEDGNRRVVRLGGECDLSTAPQLQEALGPMRAPDVNEIIVDVSQLSFMDSTGLGVLVGALKRVRESEGQFKIAGAQGAVARVLEVSGLDRIIPQFPSVEAAKA, from the coding sequence ATGCTGTTGCGTATCGACGTTGAAGAGGACGGGAACCGCCGCGTGGTCCGCCTCGGCGGCGAGTGTGACCTCTCGACCGCCCCCCAGCTGCAGGAGGCGCTCGGCCCGATGCGGGCACCCGATGTCAACGAGATCATCGTCGACGTCAGCCAGCTGAGCTTCATGGACTCCACCGGGCTCGGGGTGCTCGTGGGAGCCCTGAAGCGGGTCCGGGAGTCGGAGGGTCAGTTCAAGATCGCCGGCGCGCAGGGCGCCGTGGCCCGGGTGCTCGAGGTGTCCGGGCTGGACAGGATCATCCCGCAGTTCCCATCCGTGGAAGCGGCGAAGGCGTAG
- a CDS encoding diacylglycerol kinase family protein, with amino-acid sequence MRAVLIVNPTAHNVTEASFRVVEMALEATFDMELVTTEARGHAAEIAQEAVASGAKSVLVYGGDGTVNETVNGLMGQNGSTDVVLGVLPGGGTNVLARNLGFPNELVAATAHLIDLVRGGRTRRLPCARLRASGPDGEVDRVFSFAAGLVLDAEIVRRVDLSGLRPKLHDWAYILQGFRAFFSIRRGDGPPLRISTPEGGQEAWWALMTLTDPFTYLGKRGIRVAPPVRDAAGLDVVAGRSMKVARTLRWIAQTLTSGRHLRHRDILHLHDQRACRVEAVRPVPAQADGEHLGSVTRVSVDVLPGALSVWADPAP; translated from the coding sequence ATGCGCGCCGTCCTGATCGTCAACCCCACGGCCCATAACGTCACCGAGGCTTCGTTCCGTGTCGTCGAGATGGCGCTCGAGGCGACCTTCGATATGGAGCTCGTGACGACGGAGGCCCGCGGACACGCGGCGGAGATCGCCCAGGAGGCGGTCGCATCGGGAGCCAAGTCGGTCCTCGTGTACGGCGGAGACGGCACGGTGAACGAGACCGTGAACGGCCTCATGGGTCAGAACGGGAGCACGGACGTCGTTCTGGGCGTACTGCCCGGGGGAGGGACCAACGTCCTGGCCCGGAACCTGGGCTTCCCCAACGAGCTGGTCGCGGCGACCGCGCATCTGATCGATCTCGTACGCGGCGGCCGGACGCGCAGGCTCCCCTGCGCTCGCCTGCGGGCCAGCGGTCCGGACGGGGAGGTCGACCGGGTCTTCTCGTTCGCCGCGGGGCTGGTCCTCGACGCTGAGATCGTCCGGCGAGTGGACCTGTCCGGCCTGAGGCCGAAGCTGCACGACTGGGCCTACATCCTGCAGGGCTTCCGCGCCTTCTTCTCCATCCGGAGAGGGGACGGGCCGCCGCTCAGGATCTCGACCCCCGAGGGGGGCCAGGAGGCGTGGTGGGCCCTCATGACGCTGACCGACCCCTTCACCTACCTGGGCAAGAGGGGGATCCGCGTCGCCCCGCCGGTGAGGGACGCGGCGGGGCTCGACGTCGTGGCGGGACGGTCCATGAAGGTGGCACGGACGCTGAGATGGATCGCCCAGACCCTGACCTCGGGACGCCACCTGCGCCATCGCGACATCCTGCACCTTCACGACCAGCGAGCTTGCCGCGTGGAAGCCGTCAGACCCGTGCCGGCGCAGGCTGACGGGGAGCACCTGGGGAGCGTGACCCGGGTCTCGGTCGACGTGCTGCCGGGCGCGTTGAGCGTCTGGGCCGACCCGGCCCCCTGA
- a CDS encoding WhiB family transcriptional regulator: MDWRETARCKELDPDLFFPVGTTGPALLQIEAAKAVCRTCNVRESCLQYALDSNQEYGIWGGTTEEERRYMRRELARVGS, from the coding sequence ATGGATTGGCGTGAGACCGCACGCTGCAAGGAACTGGACCCCGACCTGTTCTTCCCCGTTGGAACCACCGGACCCGCCCTGCTGCAGATCGAGGCTGCCAAGGCCGTCTGCCGCACCTGCAACGTACGCGAGAGCTGCCTCCAGTACGCCCTCGATTCCAACCAGGAGTACGGGATCTGGGGCGGGACGACGGAGGAAGAGCGCCGCTACATGCGCAGGGAGCTCGCCCGGGTCGGGTCCTGA